Proteins encoded by one window of Misgurnus anguillicaudatus chromosome 4, ASM2758022v2, whole genome shotgun sequence:
- the cbx1b gene encoding chromobox protein homolog 1b, whose product MSQTTESSADAAVTEAPVPQSEIKQSTAGKKQNKKKVEEVVEEEEEEYVVEKVLDRRVVKGRVEYLLKWKGFTDEDNTWEPEDNLDCPDLIAEYLQSQKTAESGGKRRAETDGDGKESKRRKDEPEKLRGFARGLDPERIIGATDSSGELMFLMKWKNSDEADLVPAKEANVKCPQVVISFYEERLTWHSYPTEEEDKKDDKN is encoded by the exons ATGAGCCAAACGACAGAGTCTTCAGCCGATGCTGCTGTGACTGAAG CTCCAGTTCCTCAATCTGAGATCAAGCAGTCAACTGCtggaaagaaacaaaacaaaaagaaagttGAAGAAGTggtggaggaagaagaagaggagtATGTTGTGGAGAAAGTCTTGGATCGGCGTGTGGTGAAGGGAAGAGTCGAATACCTCCTCAAATGGAAAGGCTTTACTGATGAGGACA ATACATGGGAACCAGAAGACAACCTGGACTGTCCTGACCTCATAGCAGAATACCTTCAGTCCCAGAAAACTGCCGAATCTGGAGGCAAGAGGCGGGCCGAGACGGACGGAGATGGAAAAGAATCGAAAAGGCGCAAGGATGAg CCTGAGAAACTCAGAGGTTTTGCACGTGGTTTGGATCCTGAGAGGATTATTGGTGCTACAGACTCAAGTGGAGAGCTCATGTTCCTCATGAAATG GAAAAACTCTGATGAAGCTGATCTTGTACCAGCCAAGGAGGCGAATGTAAAGTGCCCGCAAGTGGTCATTTCCTTTTATGAGGAACGCCTCACTTGGCATTCATATCCTACTGAAGAGGAAGATAAAAAAGatgataaaaactaa
- the phkg2 gene encoding phosphorylase b kinase gamma catalytic chain, liver/testis isoform, with protein sequence MTRDIVLGDELPDWVGAKEFYQKYDPKEVIGRGVSSVVRRCVHKNTGQEFAVKIIEITAEKMTQQQLEEVKSSTLKEIQVLNLVKGHPSIITLIDSYESTTFIFLVFDLMRRGELFDYLTEKVTLSEKETRSIMRALLEAVEYLHSQNIVHRDLKPENVLLDDQGHIKLSDFGFSVQLGRKEKLRELCGTPGYLAPEILKCSMDETHEGYGKEVDLWACGVILFTLLAGSPPFWHRKQLLMLRMIMDGRYQFSSPEWDDRSDTVKDLISRLLVLDPILRLTAEQALAHPFFRQYQKEDVRLFSPRKTFRVLILSVLACIRMQCLYYRARPLTKELLARDPYSLRGVRKLIDGCAFRIYGHWVKKGEQQNRAALFQNSAKIILVDLEDFES encoded by the exons ATGACTCGAGATATCGTTCTTGGAGATGAACTGCCTGACTGGGTTGGAGCAAAAGAGTTTTATCAGAAATATGATCCCAAAGAAGTGATTGGAAG AGGTGTGAGCAGTGTGGTGCGCAGATGTGTACACAAAAACACAGGACAAGAATTTGCAGTTAAAATCATTGAGATCACTGCAGAGAAGATGACACAACAACAGTTAGAGGAAGTGAAGAGCTCCACACTGAAAGAAATCCAGGTGCTCAACCTAGTAAAGGGTCACCCGTCTATCA TTACGCTTATTGATTCCTATGAGTCAACAACCTTCATATTTTTGGTCTTTGACCT CATGAGAAGAGGAGAACTATTTGACTACTTGACTGAAAAAGTCACTCTCAGTGAGAAAGAGACGAG GAGTATAATGCGTGCTCTTTTGGAGGCTGTTGAGTATCTACATTCTCAAAACATTGTACATCGGGACCTCAAACCTGAAAACGTTCTTCTAGATGACCAGGGACACATCAAATTATCTGATTTTGGTTTTTCTGTACAGCTGGGGCGTAAAGAAAAACTTAGAG AGTTATGTGGAACTCCAGGATATCTGGCACCAGAAATTCTAAAATGTTCCATGGATGAGACTCATGAGGGATATGGGAAAGAGGTTGACCT tTGGGCCTGTGGTGTGATCCTATTCACCCTTCTGGCTGGATCTCCGCCGTTCTGGCATCGTAAACAGCTGCTGATGCTGAGAATGATCATGGATGGCCGGTATCAGTTTAGCTCTCCTGAGTGGGATGACAGGTCTGACACGGTGAAAG ACTTGATCTCAAGACTTTTAGTGCTGGACCCCATACTTCGTCTCACGGCCGAGCAAGCTTTAGCTCATCCTTTCTTCCGTCAGTACCAAAAGGAAGATGTGCGGCTGTTCAGCCCCAGGAAGACATTTAGA gtCTTGATCTTGAGCGTGTTAGCCTGTATACGAATGCAATGCCTCTATTACCGAGCCCGTCCGTTAACAAAGGAACTTCTGGCAAGAGACCCTTATTCCCTCCGCGGTGTGCGTAAGCTTATCGACGGCTGTGCTTTCCGCATATACGGGCACTGGGTCAAGAAAGGGGAGCAACAGAACCGAGCTGCCTTGTTCCAGAACTCAGCTAAAATCATTCTGGTGGACCTTGAAGACTTTGAAAGCTAA
- the rnf40 gene encoding E3 ubiquitin-protein ligase BRE1B isoform X2: MSGTGAGKRPSGGDSPPGPPEKKTKKEEKTTTTLIEPIRIGGVSSTEEMDMKVIQFKNKKLYERLEQRQALEDELREKIEKLEKRQATDDTTLLIVNRCWTQLEENIHDLLQLVEPKETSAPVQTPATPPVPADVALPAAPAPSPAPEPSTPLPAPVEGEDGLPQPPSTAEGVEEEPKQPEQVKEQEQAQQQLETEEKPPEKPKDGISAPPPPLSESAKAFLATLDNSSEEELTLQLQDRMQFSKGAVACMVCIFDRLHSSIEELCARVESAVCEDDSQREIIATNRKLLEENNRLQDLASSLQGRHHKMSLEYNELVDKVTSSETKVSEMETAVEDLQWDIEKLRKREQKLNKHLAEALEQLNSGYHATGSSGGLPGGQITLTIQKFESLNAELEQNQELANSRMAELEKLQQELQEAVRESEKLKMDLRNIPEEVLKETPEYKCLQSQFSLLYNESLSVKTQLDEARALLLTAKNAHLRQIEHMESDELSLQKKLRTEVIQLEDTLAQVRKEYEMLRIEFEQNLAANEQAGPINREMRHLISSLQNHNHQLKGDVQRYKRKLRETQMEINKLKCQSGDAGALLLDESVGDGGLEVKKEEDEDQDEEEERRRELERQRAREREREIERERERERERERQRTEEMKRKDSDTLKMLRAELKKAQESQKEMKLLLDMYKSAPKEQRDKVQLMAAEKKSKAEVDELRQRVRELEEREKKESKKLADEDALRKIRVAEETIEHLQKKLAATKQEEEALLSEMDVTGQAFEDMQEQNSRLMQQLREKDDANFKLMSERIKSNQIYKLLREEKEELADQVLTFKTQVDAQLLVVQKLEEKEGVLQSTLAALEKELGLRTQALELNKRKAVEAAQLAEDLKVQLEHTQTKLREIQASVLDNRTARERESANLKRAQEDLSRLRRKLEKQKKVEVYTDADEILQEEINQYKAKLRCPCCNTRDKETVLTKCFHVFCYECLKTRYDTRQRKCPKCNAAFGANDFHRIYIT, encoded by the exons ATGTCTGGAACTGGGGCTGGGAAGCGGCCCTCAGGAGGGGACAGTCCCCCGGGCCCACCCgaaaaaaagaccaaaaagGAGGAGAAGACTACTACAACTCTCATAGAGCCCATTCGCATTGGAGGAGTTTCTTCCAcg GAGGAGATGGACATGAAGGTCATTCAGTTCAAGAACAAGAAGCTCTATGAGCGCCTTGAACAGAGGCAGGCTTTGGAGGATGAATTGAGGGAGAAGATTGAGAAGCTGGAGAAGAGGCAGGCCACCGATGACACTACCCTGCTTATCGTCAACCGTTGCTGGACTCAG CTGGAAGAAAATATTCATGACCTGTTGCAGCTGGTGGAGCCTAAAGAAACCTCAGCACCTGTCCAGACTCCTGCCACACCTCCTGTCCCTGCAGATGTGGCTCTCCCTGCTGCTCCTGCCCCATCACCAGCCCCTGAACCCTCTACTCCTTTACCAGCTCCAGTGGAGGGAGAGGACGGCCTCCCCCAGCCTCCATCTACAGCTGAGGGGGTGGAGGAGGAACCGAAACAGCCAGAGCAGGTGAAGGAACAGGAGCAGGCTCAGCAACAGCTCGAGACCGAGGAGAAGCCACCTGAAAAACCAAAGGATGGCATTTCCG CCCCTCCACCACCTCTCAGTGAAAGTGCAAAGGCTTTCCTGGCTACTCTGGATAACAGTAGTGAAGAGGAACTCACTCTGCAGCTGCAGGACAGAATGCAGTTCAGCAAGGGGGCCGTAGCCTGCATGGTCTGCATCTTTGACCGTCTGCACAGTAGCATTGAGGAGCTGTGCGCTAGAGTAGAATCAGCAg TTTGTGAGGATGACAGTCAGAGAGAGATAATCGCCACAAACCGCAAACTTCTGGAGGAAAACAATCGGCTACAAGACCTTGCATCCTCTCTTCAGGGGAGACATCATAAAATGTCATTGGAG TATAATGAACTAGTGGACAAAGTTACAAGTTCGGAGACTAAAGTGTCTGAGATGGAGACTGCTGTGGAGGACCTGCAGTGGGACATCGAGAAACTTCGTAAGAGAGAGCAGAAGCTGAATAAACATCTAGCAGAAGCTCTGGAGCAG CTTAATTCAGGTTATCATGCCACTGGCAGTTCTGGCGGATTACCTGGTGGTCAGATCACACTTACTATACAAAAG TTTGAGTCTCTGAATGCGGAGCTGGAGCAAAATCAGGAGCTGGCCAACAGCCGTATGGCAGAGCTTGAGAAACTACAGCAAGAGCTACAGGAAGCTGTTCGGGAGAGTGAAAAGCTAAAG ATGGATCTTCGAAACATACCCGAAGAAGTCTTAAAGGAGACACCTGAGTACAAGTGCCTCCAATCACAATTCTCTCTGCTGTACAACGAATCTCTGAGTGTAAAGACCCAGCTGGATGAAGCTAGAGCTCTACTGCTCACTGCCAAAAATGCTCATCTGCGGCAGATAGAGCACATGGAG AGTGATGAGTTGTCTCTTCAGAAAAAGTTACGAACTGAGGTCATTCAGCTAGAAGATACACTGGCGCAGGTCCGAAAGGAATACGAAATGCTTCGGATTGAGTTCGAACAGAACCTCGCAGCCAATGAGCAAGCAG GCCCAATAAACAGAGAGATGAGACACTTAATCAGCAGTCTGCAGAACCACAATCATCAGCTTAAAGGGGATGTGCAGAGATATAAGAGGAAGTTACGTGAGACACAGATGGAAATTAACAAG TTGAAGTGCCAGAGCGGAGATGCAGGCGCGCTGCTGTTAGACGAAAGCGTGGGTGATGGAGGACTGGAGGTTAAGAAGGAAGAAGATGAAGACCAGGATGAGGAAGAAGAGAGGAGGAGAGAGTTGGAGAGGCAGCGAGCtcgggagagagagagggagattgagcgagagagggagagagaaagagagcgcgAGAGACAGCGCACGGAGGAGATGAAAAGGAAAGACTCTGACACGCTGAAGATgctcagagcagagctcaa GAAAGCTCAAGAGTCTCAGAAGGAAATGAAACTATTGCTAGACATGTACAAATCGGCTCCAAAAGAGCAGCGGGACAAAGTGCAACTCATGGCGGCAGAAAAGAAGTCCAAAGCGGAG GTGGACGAGTTGAGGCAGAGAGTGCGAGAACTAgaggaaagagaaaaaaaggaGAGCAAGAAACTGGCAGATGAAGATGCCCTCCGCAAGATACGCGTGGCTGAGGAGACCATCGAACACTTACAGAAGAAACTGGCTGCTACGAAACAG GAGGAAGAAGCTCTGCTGAGTGAAATGGACGTAACGGGACAGGCGTTTGAAGACATGCAGGAGCAGAACAGCAGGCTCATGCAGCAGCTCAGAGAGAAAGATGATGCCAACTTCAAGCTCATGAGCGAACGAATCAAATCCAACCAAATTTACAAGCTACTGCGGGAGGAGAAGGAAGAGCTTGCAGATCAGGTGCTCACGTTCAAGACCCAG GTGGACGCGCAGCTGCTGGTTGTGCAGAAACTAGAGGAAAAAGAGGGCGTCCTGCAGAGCACGTTGGCTGCTTTGGAGAAGGAGCTTGGACTGCGCACCCAAGCGCTAGAACTCAACAAACGCAAG GCGGTGGAGGCAGCCCAGTTGGCAGAAGACCTTAAAGTGCAGCTGGAGCACACTCAGACCAAGTTGAGGGAGATCCAAGCCTCGGTGTTAGACAACCGTACTGCCCGTGAGAGGGAGAGTGCCAACCTTAAAAGGGCACAG GAGGACTTGTCCAGACTGCGGCGTAAGCTAGAGAAGCAGAAGAAGGTCGAGGTGTACACAGATGCAGATGAGATCCTGCAAGAAGAAATCAATCAGTATAAG
- the cfap119 gene encoding cilia- and flagella-associated protein 119 isoform X1: MKHMEEIRVPQPPRARVLLCADLKQSDMEEIEKTKSALEIERILCSALVSDVPQPKQRILLELYTNLVLFCREKNFNREQTSVLISIVKNVHQFNTETPLNNTDQCFNYCSELLLCHSVRRPPFSIDLFNSDQVTEILSYFINTYMRHYFLYKYIFTPEVLLDLHLSYTGLPEVTATEETVRSETPISNNADETRETVKKKQVTEEVQQNAASPTMKTIETDSTKQGSTPKSELRTIVQREVGDEVMRLTAQLQQRLQQSAEQLNSAISKLETNVQARK; this comes from the exons ATGAAGCATATGGAGGAGATTAGG GTGCCCCAGCCTCCAAGGGCCAGAGTGTTGTTATG TGCAGATCTGAAACAAAGTGATATGGAGGAAATTGAGAAGACTAAGTCAGCACTGGAGATTGAAAG GATTTTGTGTAGTGCGCTGGTCTCCGATGTGCCCCAGCCAAAACAGAGAATACTGCTTGAACTCTACACAAATCTAGTGCTGTTCTGCAGGGAGAAAAACTTCAACAGGGAACAAACTTCTGTTCTCATCTCCATTGTCAAGAATGTGCATCAGTTTAACACAG AAACACCCCTTAACAACACTGATCAGTGTTTTAACTACTGCAGTGAACTACTGCTTTGTCATTCAGTCAGA AGGCCTCCTTTCAGTATTGATCTTTTCAACTCCGATCAAGTGACTGAGATTTTATCCTATTTTATCAACACGTATATGAgacattattttttatacaaatacatttttaccccAGAG GTACTGTTGGACTTACACTTGTCGTATACTGGATTACCTGAGGTCACAGCTACAGAGGAAACTGTCAGATCTG AGACCCCAATCTCGAATAATGCAGATGAGACAAGAGAAACTGTAAAGAAAAAACAGGTGACTGAAGAAGTTCAACAAAATGCTGCATCACCAACAATGAAGACAATAGAGACAGACAGTACCAAACAAG GTTCCACTCCAAAGTCTGAGCTCAGGACTATAGTTCAAAGAGAAGTGGGAGATGAAGTAATGCGCTTAACTGCTCAGCTACAACAACGGTTGCAGCAAAGTGCTGAGCAGCTTAACAGTGCCATCAGTAAACTAGAGACCAACGTCCAAGCTAGGAAGTAA
- the rnf40 gene encoding E3 ubiquitin-protein ligase BRE1B isoform X1 — translation MSKKGSMSGTGAGKRPSGGDSPPGPPEKKTKKEEKTTTTLIEPIRIGGVSSTEEMDMKVIQFKNKKLYERLEQRQALEDELREKIEKLEKRQATDDTTLLIVNRCWTQLEENIHDLLQLVEPKETSAPVQTPATPPVPADVALPAAPAPSPAPEPSTPLPAPVEGEDGLPQPPSTAEGVEEEPKQPEQVKEQEQAQQQLETEEKPPEKPKDGISAPPPPLSESAKAFLATLDNSSEEELTLQLQDRMQFSKGAVACMVCIFDRLHSSIEELCARVESAVCEDDSQREIIATNRKLLEENNRLQDLASSLQGRHHKMSLEYNELVDKVTSSETKVSEMETAVEDLQWDIEKLRKREQKLNKHLAEALEQLNSGYHATGSSGGLPGGQITLTIQKFESLNAELEQNQELANSRMAELEKLQQELQEAVRESEKLKMDLRNIPEEVLKETPEYKCLQSQFSLLYNESLSVKTQLDEARALLLTAKNAHLRQIEHMESDELSLQKKLRTEVIQLEDTLAQVRKEYEMLRIEFEQNLAANEQAGPINREMRHLISSLQNHNHQLKGDVQRYKRKLRETQMEINKLKCQSGDAGALLLDESVGDGGLEVKKEEDEDQDEEEERRRELERQRAREREREIERERERERERERQRTEEMKRKDSDTLKMLRAELKKAQESQKEMKLLLDMYKSAPKEQRDKVQLMAAEKKSKAEVDELRQRVRELEEREKKESKKLADEDALRKIRVAEETIEHLQKKLAATKQEEEALLSEMDVTGQAFEDMQEQNSRLMQQLREKDDANFKLMSERIKSNQIYKLLREEKEELADQVLTFKTQVDAQLLVVQKLEEKEGVLQSTLAALEKELGLRTQALELNKRKAVEAAQLAEDLKVQLEHTQTKLREIQASVLDNRTARERESANLKRAQEDLSRLRRKLEKQKKVEVYTDADEILQEEINQYKAKLRCPCCNTRDKETVLTKCFHVFCYECLKTRYDTRQRKCPKCNAAFGANDFHRIYIT, via the exons atgtccaaaaag gGAAGCATGTCTGGAACTGGGGCTGGGAAGCGGCCCTCAGGAGGGGACAGTCCCCCGGGCCCACCCgaaaaaaagaccaaaaagGAGGAGAAGACTACTACAACTCTCATAGAGCCCATTCGCATTGGAGGAGTTTCTTCCAcg GAGGAGATGGACATGAAGGTCATTCAGTTCAAGAACAAGAAGCTCTATGAGCGCCTTGAACAGAGGCAGGCTTTGGAGGATGAATTGAGGGAGAAGATTGAGAAGCTGGAGAAGAGGCAGGCCACCGATGACACTACCCTGCTTATCGTCAACCGTTGCTGGACTCAG CTGGAAGAAAATATTCATGACCTGTTGCAGCTGGTGGAGCCTAAAGAAACCTCAGCACCTGTCCAGACTCCTGCCACACCTCCTGTCCCTGCAGATGTGGCTCTCCCTGCTGCTCCTGCCCCATCACCAGCCCCTGAACCCTCTACTCCTTTACCAGCTCCAGTGGAGGGAGAGGACGGCCTCCCCCAGCCTCCATCTACAGCTGAGGGGGTGGAGGAGGAACCGAAACAGCCAGAGCAGGTGAAGGAACAGGAGCAGGCTCAGCAACAGCTCGAGACCGAGGAGAAGCCACCTGAAAAACCAAAGGATGGCATTTCCG CCCCTCCACCACCTCTCAGTGAAAGTGCAAAGGCTTTCCTGGCTACTCTGGATAACAGTAGTGAAGAGGAACTCACTCTGCAGCTGCAGGACAGAATGCAGTTCAGCAAGGGGGCCGTAGCCTGCATGGTCTGCATCTTTGACCGTCTGCACAGTAGCATTGAGGAGCTGTGCGCTAGAGTAGAATCAGCAg TTTGTGAGGATGACAGTCAGAGAGAGATAATCGCCACAAACCGCAAACTTCTGGAGGAAAACAATCGGCTACAAGACCTTGCATCCTCTCTTCAGGGGAGACATCATAAAATGTCATTGGAG TATAATGAACTAGTGGACAAAGTTACAAGTTCGGAGACTAAAGTGTCTGAGATGGAGACTGCTGTGGAGGACCTGCAGTGGGACATCGAGAAACTTCGTAAGAGAGAGCAGAAGCTGAATAAACATCTAGCAGAAGCTCTGGAGCAG CTTAATTCAGGTTATCATGCCACTGGCAGTTCTGGCGGATTACCTGGTGGTCAGATCACACTTACTATACAAAAG TTTGAGTCTCTGAATGCGGAGCTGGAGCAAAATCAGGAGCTGGCCAACAGCCGTATGGCAGAGCTTGAGAAACTACAGCAAGAGCTACAGGAAGCTGTTCGGGAGAGTGAAAAGCTAAAG ATGGATCTTCGAAACATACCCGAAGAAGTCTTAAAGGAGACACCTGAGTACAAGTGCCTCCAATCACAATTCTCTCTGCTGTACAACGAATCTCTGAGTGTAAAGACCCAGCTGGATGAAGCTAGAGCTCTACTGCTCACTGCCAAAAATGCTCATCTGCGGCAGATAGAGCACATGGAG AGTGATGAGTTGTCTCTTCAGAAAAAGTTACGAACTGAGGTCATTCAGCTAGAAGATACACTGGCGCAGGTCCGAAAGGAATACGAAATGCTTCGGATTGAGTTCGAACAGAACCTCGCAGCCAATGAGCAAGCAG GCCCAATAAACAGAGAGATGAGACACTTAATCAGCAGTCTGCAGAACCACAATCATCAGCTTAAAGGGGATGTGCAGAGATATAAGAGGAAGTTACGTGAGACACAGATGGAAATTAACAAG TTGAAGTGCCAGAGCGGAGATGCAGGCGCGCTGCTGTTAGACGAAAGCGTGGGTGATGGAGGACTGGAGGTTAAGAAGGAAGAAGATGAAGACCAGGATGAGGAAGAAGAGAGGAGGAGAGAGTTGGAGAGGCAGCGAGCtcgggagagagagagggagattgagcgagagagggagagagaaagagagcgcgAGAGACAGCGCACGGAGGAGATGAAAAGGAAAGACTCTGACACGCTGAAGATgctcagagcagagctcaa GAAAGCTCAAGAGTCTCAGAAGGAAATGAAACTATTGCTAGACATGTACAAATCGGCTCCAAAAGAGCAGCGGGACAAAGTGCAACTCATGGCGGCAGAAAAGAAGTCCAAAGCGGAG GTGGACGAGTTGAGGCAGAGAGTGCGAGAACTAgaggaaagagaaaaaaaggaGAGCAAGAAACTGGCAGATGAAGATGCCCTCCGCAAGATACGCGTGGCTGAGGAGACCATCGAACACTTACAGAAGAAACTGGCTGCTACGAAACAG GAGGAAGAAGCTCTGCTGAGTGAAATGGACGTAACGGGACAGGCGTTTGAAGACATGCAGGAGCAGAACAGCAGGCTCATGCAGCAGCTCAGAGAGAAAGATGATGCCAACTTCAAGCTCATGAGCGAACGAATCAAATCCAACCAAATTTACAAGCTACTGCGGGAGGAGAAGGAAGAGCTTGCAGATCAGGTGCTCACGTTCAAGACCCAG GTGGACGCGCAGCTGCTGGTTGTGCAGAAACTAGAGGAAAAAGAGGGCGTCCTGCAGAGCACGTTGGCTGCTTTGGAGAAGGAGCTTGGACTGCGCACCCAAGCGCTAGAACTCAACAAACGCAAG GCGGTGGAGGCAGCCCAGTTGGCAGAAGACCTTAAAGTGCAGCTGGAGCACACTCAGACCAAGTTGAGGGAGATCCAAGCCTCGGTGTTAGACAACCGTACTGCCCGTGAGAGGGAGAGTGCCAACCTTAAAAGGGCACAG GAGGACTTGTCCAGACTGCGGCGTAAGCTAGAGAAGCAGAAGAAGGTCGAGGTGTACACAGATGCAGATGAGATCCTGCAAGAAGAAATCAATCAGTATAAG
- the cfap119 gene encoding cilia- and flagella-associated protein 119 isoform X2 produces the protein MEEIEKTKSALEIERILCSALVSDVPQPKQRILLELYTNLVLFCREKNFNREQTSVLISIVKNVHQFNTETPLNNTDQCFNYCSELLLCHSVRRPPFSIDLFNSDQVTEILSYFINTYMRHYFLYKYIFTPEVLLDLHLSYTGLPEVTATEETVRSETPISNNADETRETVKKKQVTEEVQQNAASPTMKTIETDSTKQGSTPKSELRTIVQREVGDEVMRLTAQLQQRLQQSAEQLNSAISKLETNVQARK, from the exons ATGGAGGAAATTGAGAAGACTAAGTCAGCACTGGAGATTGAAAG GATTTTGTGTAGTGCGCTGGTCTCCGATGTGCCCCAGCCAAAACAGAGAATACTGCTTGAACTCTACACAAATCTAGTGCTGTTCTGCAGGGAGAAAAACTTCAACAGGGAACAAACTTCTGTTCTCATCTCCATTGTCAAGAATGTGCATCAGTTTAACACAG AAACACCCCTTAACAACACTGATCAGTGTTTTAACTACTGCAGTGAACTACTGCTTTGTCATTCAGTCAGA AGGCCTCCTTTCAGTATTGATCTTTTCAACTCCGATCAAGTGACTGAGATTTTATCCTATTTTATCAACACGTATATGAgacattattttttatacaaatacatttttaccccAGAG GTACTGTTGGACTTACACTTGTCGTATACTGGATTACCTGAGGTCACAGCTACAGAGGAAACTGTCAGATCTG AGACCCCAATCTCGAATAATGCAGATGAGACAAGAGAAACTGTAAAGAAAAAACAGGTGACTGAAGAAGTTCAACAAAATGCTGCATCACCAACAATGAAGACAATAGAGACAGACAGTACCAAACAAG GTTCCACTCCAAAGTCTGAGCTCAGGACTATAGTTCAAAGAGAAGTGGGAGATGAAGTAATGCGCTTAACTGCTCAGCTACAACAACGGTTGCAGCAAAGTGCTGAGCAGCTTAACAGTGCCATCAGTAAACTAGAGACCAACGTCCAAGCTAGGAAGTAA